The genomic segment TCGATTGTCTAGCAGGATTTACAATCAACGAGGGGAAAACCCATGCTcctctaaatatttatttaaatctaatgttagtgttttttaataaaataaaagaatttagaaagataaaaaaacaatagaaaaattagaccaaaaaaaatcaggtttgagCCTAAAATGAGGCCTAGGTGCTCGATTTAGAGTCTTTTCTGATGCGTATAACATGAATCTTTTTAGATTAGTGTAAAACTTAAATAAGCCAAATTATCCAGGGGCAAGTAAAGAAACAATAATGGGAACAGAAAAAAGTCCACTGAATTTTCTCTACCACTGCTCACTAATGGGTATATCTCCTGTGTACCATCCTCTCCAGGGGGTTAAGTCCATTTCCTTTCCCCGCCTTGAAGGTAGGTTTATTATGAGCAGTTCAAGGCCACCGGCGGCTGCTTTGGCCACAAGAAAGAATGATGCTACGAGAAATTCATTCCAAATGCACCAGAGAAAGGAAAGTGATGGTATCCGTACAACCACATAAATATTAAGGACAACATCTGGGACCTCATGGCAAAAGGATTTCATCTGGAatgggaaaaataaaatacagctggtgtcctgattttttttttaatcagttgCTGTGTTTCTACTCCCATTTTCCTCCTCACGAAGGAAATATCCTGAAAAACCCacccacattttttttttttaattaaaaaagctaACCTTGTCGGGACCTTATCACCCAGCCctctaaaaaaagagaggggagAATCAGAGGAGGAGATGATAAGATCCGTGTAATAGGTTGCTTTGCTACGTGTCTTTCCTTAAATTCACCACGACAACGCTCACATTGTCGGTACTATGCCTGGCCAGCGCCATCTTCGTCAGCAACATTGATGCCTCAGAGCACGCCTTGTCCGACATTTCCCCACTTCCGCTGCTGCCGGCGGGTATCCCCACAGCCTCATTGTTCTCCACCAGTCTAGGAGAACATGGACCCGGCGCGTGCCCTTTCCCTCTCAAACACGTACGCGCCACCATGCATGCTGTCTCGTTGGAGACCACGTCCCAAAGACCATCGCTTGCTATTATCAAGCAATCATCCTCTGCCGTTCGATCTATTATTGTTACCTCTGGCTCGCAACTAACGTATGGCTTTAGATAGTTATCACCTGTGGTTCGATCGGAAAATGGTAATGTCAGATCAGTTCATGGTTTCAGCTTTTAACTGAGCAATCGGGTCTTGCTAATATATTTACCTATGGCTCTTGACATGGCCAGAACTCCAAGAACCCTTGGGCCGTCCCAATAGATGACCCGGCCGCCAGCGTTTTCGATCCGGTTAAGCTCGTCTGGACGGTCAGGCTGTTGGCACGAATAACGAGGAGATCAAGTGAGTTTTTAAGCTGGAAAGTTACCAGAAATAACACGAAATGTGACTGATGTGGATATTAATCGCAAACCTTGTGATCGGAAGACAAAGGGAGTGGTTTCCCATTACGACACAGGACAGCTCTTGAATCCCCACAATTAGCGACAACGATTTTGTCAGGAGATACAACTGCAACAACAGCAGCGGATCCAACAGCATCACATTCTGGAGTTTGCATCTCACACTTGCAATTCGCCCGAACCTCCACCCCTTGATTCCACGCTATTACTTCCTTGTCCATCCGCCTAAAGCTTCTTTCCATTGCGCTTTTCCACCCCTCCTTGATCCCCCCAAACTCCTCTTTCACCAGCTCATGCAATCTCTCCTTACACTTTACTGCCACCTACACAAAGACCCAGAGAGACAGAAACTAAAATGAGTTCACATTTCATTTGATTgttccaaaaaaagaaaaccaaattaaacaaaatctagTAGCTGTTTGGTTTTTGGAAACCGTACATGAGAACAACCGTGGCCATCGTAGACACCAAAGAAGTGCAACTCAGTTTTGGTTTCCTGGTCTTTCCGACAGAATGAAGGGTGAATCGCTACCGCATCTTCCATGTCTCTTCTCCTTCCACAAACCGAAGCCACCCCGAATTTTGGAAACAACTGATCTGGATCGATTAAAGATGTTGATAAAATTGAGGGACTTGAAGTTAGATTCAAAGAGTATTGCCTCGAAATTATGTTCTCTGATGATTTACCTTTCTCAAACGGTTTATTTTCATCTGGGTGTTCAGCACCACAGTTCTCCACTGCGTTCTGACAATCACGAGAACACGGGCTAATATTACTACCACTACGAGTAGTACTGTAAACTTGCAGTTTCTGCCTTTTATGGGTGCCCATGTCATCAGCTTCTGTCTCTGTTGAGGCCACTCCTGCCACGAATCTGAGCCGTCTAATCTCCATTCTTCTCCGTCTAGCTATTCTTGAACTTGGCTCACATGACGTTGACGATGCCTCGTTCTCACTCACCACTCCACGGTAAATCTCGGCCATTGATATAACACTAAATTATCACTCCTACCACAAAATCTTCAGCACTAATCTAATTTAACTTCATTCCATACCTCCTCTTCGTTAATTAGTTTTCTATTTGTTTCTTTATGTGGGGTTACGGGCATGAAATTGGGAAAGAGAAATACTGCAGAGATAGATGAGAGCGTTCGCGCGCTTGAGCGAGAGCTTTAAAAGCACAAAGGCATGTCTTGGGCAGCTCTGAGCATTGTTGCCACGGGTAGCCTGCCCATCACCGTCACGGGCAAAGCAGTAAGTATTTGTGGCGTGGCGTGGCGTGGATGTGGACTGTTTGGAAATGCgccagatttttttaaaagaaaaatatatttttatattttataaaattatttttatatttttacatgaaaataatataaaaattaaaaaatcttaaaaatacaattaaactgCAATACAAAACATCACATCAAACACATATCCACCGTTTGATCTAACCTCCTcgtcaacaataaaaaaagtctGGTTATGTGGCCCAATGATGTCTGAACACGACCGTAATAGGTACTAGCTTTCCTGACACGCATGTGGTCCTTGGAAAATACCTTTTCGGTATTTTCAACTTTAAATTCTCAAATGTTGAAAAATTTGGATGAGAAGTTGGAAACACGTGTCTACATCGTAGAATACGAGATTGAAGCCAGTGCCTTTAAAATCCCGACTTTATTCCTTCCTGCTCCTCTGGCCCAATCAAAATGCGTTACGTTAACAGCTGTGGACGTCGACGTCTTGGACCCACATGTCCCAGTCGCTGATGCTTGATAGAATATCTGAACATCCATCACAGTCTCTGATCCTGGACACGTGTCAAGATTGAAATCCTTCAAGGACCCCATTCTCTTCAAAGTTACAGTAAAGTTGATCGAAGGTGCAAACCCATCACGCTCGTCCAGCAGGAGATTTTTTCCATCAAGTTTCGTTACTATTTCTTCGGAGAAAACCCAATATATATCTTGTTGGCGGCATGGAATCATTCTCAAGCATGATTTTGGTTAATCGTCTGTTGggttattgtatttaaaaaaaaattaattttttttctttaaattaattttttcacattttcacattaatatcttattttattatactaaaaaataaattaatatcttttcaagtgaatcttatctttaaataaaagctATCACATAGCTCAAACACtcttataaattaacattatggtgaaagaaaagagatttaAAGATTGTCTTGTGTGTGTTTTATATGTGAAGAGATgatgcctttttttcttttttctttttttttgttaaagaggAGTTAAGTCTTTATATCCAAGTAATGgagtttctttttgaaatttaacataataatatttttgataaaataacatagCTCATAaagtatttagaaaaataacttattttagcAAGTCTCCAAAGATATATGTGACTTGTGAGTTACTTAGTGTTAATAGTGGCTCCATTAAATTGTAAAATGACATGgcaaaatttacaataaataagaaaggagagagatagaaaaaagagactaaaaatatactaaaactcTAATGACGACACTACTAGTGTCGTCAAAAAGATATCAACAAGGTAAATCCAATGACACTGAGAAACCAACAATAAATAGAGTGAGCCACACAAGTCGTTCAAATGTAGAGGGTCGCTAAACTTAGGATAATTCGTGTGCTTACCTCAATCATTGTTAGTGACCTTACTTGGTGTCGATGAATTTCTATCATCGAGATCTTTCTTATAGTATTGGTAGTGCTATTATTGGTGTGCCTCCTagtcttattctttttttctttctctattttctctctcctttgtCCTCATTGTAATTTGTgaagaaagaggagagagaaaaaagtaagaaaaaaataaaaaaatcgtgTAGACACATTAAAACTCCAGTAAGAACATCACCGATACCATCATAAATATCTCaacaagataaatttaaatacaCAAAGAAAGGTCATCGATGATGACAAAGTGAGCCACCCAAAAATGAAAATGCTCACTTATCTTTGGGTGACTTGTATGGCATACTTTGCTTACTATTGGTGATTTTTCTTATTGTCGTTAGATTCATCTCatcgagattttttttatgaaacatgTGTTGTCCTTATTGAAGTTTCAATGTGTctcaaagatatatttttttatctttattttttgtctctCTTATTTCTTTATTGTAATTTCTTGGAAGCCATTTTACACTTTGAGAGGGTTGCTTGTGACGCTTGCAACTCTCAAGTTCCATATGTCATATGTGttcaaccttttctcttcatagGTTATAAATACTTCATGAATCCTTCAAACTCCAAATTCACAACCTCTtcattcttaactttttttacaTACATATTTTCGGAGCATATCTCtttaaaacatcatttcatATTTCTCTCTGTAAAGTTATTGACTTAAGCATATGAGAGTTTCCACACTCATAGCATACATGTTTTCAAAATCTAtctctttatttatctttttaatatatcatttcacattttttttttataaagttattaactTAAACATTTAAAAGTTCTTATACtcattaaataagattttttgaAAGTATcaaatatcaataatattagTTTACAAAACATTACTAACCATCAACcacttaattttttgaatttaaattacataactgaataaataaataaattatttaaaataaaaatttaatcaattatctAATATATCATCTCTATTTCTAAAGGCAAACGTAAACGGAGTTTCAAAACAGAACACGTCAGAGCAGAACACGTGGGACCAAACTATGGATGGTGTAAAAAAGTGGTGTCTGGTGTGGCAGGGAAAGGGGAGGGGGTTGCAGGAGAGGGGAGAGGGGAGGCAGCAATGACGGACACGTTTCGGGAAGAGCAGAAACTCGTGGAAGATTTGGCGAAGCAGTTAAGTTTGAAAGCAGGGGAAGCTGGTTACGTGGTGGTAAGCACTTGGGTTTAATGAAGGGTGGATTTATTGCATGTTTTGCAAGTTGCTAGCTGGTTTTCTGCGTGGGAGATGAGCAGCGCGTAGTTTTCCAGTAGCTTGTCTGCATAGCATTTGGCGCAGTGATGGAATCCGTAAGCATGCGAATGATAAAGGAAAAGGATTGGTATGAGCTGAGGGAGGATCAGAGGCTGACACCTCCACTGGTTCCAAAGTTGTATCTGGCAGCACGGCAGCCCAAGGATCTAATGAAGCTTTCATGACTCTGTGTGTTTTCCGTGTACGAGCGTCAGTGGTGGCATGCTAACAGCTTGCTTGATTTCCCCTCATGAACACGAAGGTCAAGGAGTCCATTTATTTATTCCTCAGCTGATGTATGTACGCGAGGACTGAGGGAGTGCTGTATAACCTGCAGTTTAAACGACTAATAATGCCCTTAGTTTTATTTCAATTCGGATCATTTAGTCGGTGCACTCCGCGAAAATCCAGTTGCCGAAGCTTTTCGCGGCCAAGTAATGAATCTACAGTTTTGTGAGGAATATTAATTAGGatggaaataaatataaaatttgctTAGAGgcttaaaaatactatttttaatttatttatttattctatacaaaaataatctttaaaatacaattaaatccTCTAAacctttaaaaacataaaaaaataaaattaataaaataatatatatttttattatatttcttttctatataatAATATGCTTTTATATACTTGAAAcattaaaatagtataattgTTCATCTATCTAATTTATGTGGCAGCGAACATGCAACGTAGCATACTGCCCATTCTAATTTTTAGAGTAAACCTTGATTCTGAAATATTACGATTCTTCGTATCCTTTTATTAGgaagatttatttaaaaactttcaaaattaagaatttattcatacatcattttttattttagacttatttaaaaatattgtacaTCACAATATCATAAACACACCTTTACattaataaaacttaatatTCTTACGAGTAATTCTCGGAaccttataattatttatttatttattcaatacaTATGGGATTAACAGTTCCAACATTTCACAACACCACAAAATCTAAACGAActctttaaaatactatataattgaaattaatacattaaaacaaaagttaaaagagCTAGTACTTTCGCATTACATAAACTCATATTTTGTTGTAGATtcatgtaataaaataattattctcatATAATATCACTTAATTAACTTGTTGTTggggtaaaatatattttttatggaatttatttgtcattattatattaataggaagataacttgatttttttatatatattaggtaCATgatgaaataacttaaatatttttaaaataaaaaaaattaaaaattaagaaaaaaagcttTCTGGTTTTTTAATGCTTTGCTTGCACAGTACATTACCCTTATAAACAAAAGGAGTAAAATTGACATCCAATgccatttttattgtttcatcatgtttttttttatttatcattattttaataagaagcaatttaatctttcaacaaCTATgaatataattagaaatttaaaGTGGTTGGCACATGTATAGTGAGTGAGAGATGCTAGCCCTGTTTGGGCAACAACTCCTGGTAGTCAAACATCGCCTTTGATAAAGATCTTGAAAATGTTGCACCATCCTATTTCTTATGGTTAGACATATGTGCACGGTGAAGCAGTGATTGAGCtctgatgatttttttctctccatcttttctttctattcaCCTTAAATTTTATATCAGTCTTTTAAGAAATCAAATGTGTCATATCAATTTGTATTTGTATCAATTTTGATCTCTTGCTCTTTTAATtcctatttgttttgattttaaaactatttgaagatgaatttttttattttttcttttagcattttatttcatttaaaatttatatccaatttgatccttattattttgattatcattttttaatacctttcttgatttttttttgaattttatcccttatcattttattttatttaatctttgcATCCAATTTGATccgtatttttattttttttgttattaatatttttttaacttcacccctgaatattttatttaatttttgtatctaGATTTAGTCTtcattcttagattttttttaaattttagataattaagaattttgcttcgtgatttttttgtgttttccttCAACGCTGCTTTTAGTCATGGTTTCACGACTAGGTCACTTGCTTCAAAGACTAGCCTggtttaactttgttttttttttttaattcttttttcaattttattcgtTAATATTAAGTTATTGAGCCTTGAGTTTCGtgatatttcttaattttttttatgtggggttattctaattttatatcttaTGTCGCAAGTTAGTCGAGttgacccatgttttttttctttaaatttattgattttccagttttttcttttattatatagtttgtttgagagttgatcttcattgttttatgtaaatttttttgtgtggaCTTATCctgattttttaatagaatatgaatttatcatattgacccgagttatgttttttaatttttaaaaaaatattatttttttaaatttatcctttaatattactTTAGTTCTggatttctttcattttgttcgTCTTGTATGATGAGAACGATGCCGAtccaacatttttatttatttacttgtttATTTCGATGCATGAATTTGCAGGCCACTGAGTCCGATAGTGCACTAACACTCGTTCAGATATTAGGTCGATGGGACAAATACTCTTTCCTGTGTCAGCAATAGaagataaatcaaattaatattttttaaatattttaatatataaatattaaaaataaattaaaataataattataaaaaaaacattttttaattaaaaaatattccgTATCACATGGCTAAACACACTTAATAAAGTGGAAGCAATTGTACTTCTATGCTTtcaacttgaattaattaaaaaagattcatttcattaatttaaacatCAATCACAACATCATTTATGATAATCAAATTCTCGAATAAAATGATGGGCTAAACCTAATAAGAGGACATAAAACCAAATACGTACTTATCATAGATTTTTAacatagaaagaaaacaaattccatCCCCCCCGCTAGCCCACGACCTCTATAGAACTCATTGTTAGTTGCCTGCTAGCTGCAGATACCAAGAAATTCTTCACAGGATATATATTTGacaattttaataaattcttcaCAGGATGGTAGTAGAAATCATTGATTTACAGAGGCTTGTTAAGGGAACCAAGAGATTTTCCATGACATCATATTTGCATCGATGAAGCACCAGATCGAGCAGAGCTGGAAAAAAACTGACTTCTTCTTTATTTCTCAAGACCCAAATACAACCAGCATAAGAGACTTAAATACATGCATATGGTAATAGCAAGGAAATACGACGGACCGTCCATCGTCCACATCCCTCACGAAATGGTTCTAATTCAAGTTTACAAAGTGAGACCATTCACAGTAAATCCTCCATCAACACAAATGACTTGTCCTGTTATATAAGAGGCTGCAGGCATGCATAGAAATGCCACCAAAGAAGACACTTCCTTCGGCTCTCCGAGTCGTCCCATTGGAGTGCGGGCCTCAACAGCCTTCAAAAACAATTCATTCTCCAGATCCTGAAACACGAAACACGTTCAAGAATCACTCAATCCCCAAAACTTAAACTGCCAGGTGATAATCTATGTTTAACAGcattgattttaattgaaatcataaaagtcatattaattaacaacaaaaggcACATGGGTGTGTTTCAGCAATGTTCATGCTCGCTAGCTAGCTGACAAAGAGCACAGCACAATTACACAAGCATGTACAAAACATTCTTACACGCTCAACAAGTGGAGTTCTGATTAACCATGGCGCAACGGAGTTAGCCCTTATATTGTCTTTCGCCCACTCGCATGCCAAGTTCTTTGTAAGTTGGTTTATTGCTCCTGCAAGTAAGCACACAAAACTCACAACCTTCAAATATCTACTCTTCATTTCTGAGTGGATGGCTAGCTAGGTTGAAACGAAAGTCAATCAGATTAAGAAAACATTGAACTGGGTACCTTTAGTTGCTCCATATAGGCTAACACTCACTGATACCACACCAGAAACAGAAGACATAAAGACGATGTTTCCTGCTCCTGAGTTTTTCAAAAGAGGATGTGCAAGTTGGCACAGATGATAGGCAGATTCGAAGTTGGTACTCAGGTAAAGTGAGATATCTTCGGGAGTGACGTCAAGGGTCCTCTGAAAATATAGTATCCCAACGTTGTTGACCTAGAGAAACAGGATTTGGTATATTATTAGCTCgaattaattttcaagaaacaatataaaattgaatCGGTACAAGAACAGCATTTTATATTGAGCTCTTAAGCA from the Populus nigra chromosome 1, ddPopNigr1.1, whole genome shotgun sequence genome contains:
- the LOC133679679 gene encoding probable protein phosphatase 2C 24 isoform X2 — encoded protein: MAEIYRGVVSENEASSTSCEPSSRIARRRRMEIRRLRFVAGVASTETEADDMGTHKRQKLQVYSTTRSGSNISPCSRDCQNAVENCGAEHPDENKPFEKDQLFPKFGVASVCGRRRDMEDAVAIHPSFCRKDQETKTELHFFGVYDGHGCSHVAVKCKERLHELVKEEFGGIKEGWKSAMERSFRRMDKEVIAWNQGVEVRANCKCEMQTPECDAVGSAAVVAVVSPDKIVVANCGDSRAVLCRNGKPLPLSSDHKPDRPDELNRIENAGGRVIYWDGPRVLGVLAMSRAIGDNYLKPYVSCEPEVTIIDRTAEDDCLIIASDGLWDVVSNETACMVARTCLRGKGHAPGPCSPRLVENNEAVGIPAGSSGSGEMSDKACSEASMLLTKMALARHSTDNVSVVVVNLRKDT
- the LOC133679679 gene encoding probable protein phosphatase 2C 24 isoform X1, yielding MAEIYRGVVSENEASSTSCEPSSRIARRRRMEIRRLRFVAGVASTETEADDMGTHKRQKLQVYSTTRSGSNISPCSRDCQNAVENCGAEHPDENKPFEKGKSSENIISRQYSLNLTSSPSILSTSLIDPDQLFPKFGVASVCGRRRDMEDAVAIHPSFCRKDQETKTELHFFGVYDGHGCSHVAVKCKERLHELVKEEFGGIKEGWKSAMERSFRRMDKEVIAWNQGVEVRANCKCEMQTPECDAVGSAAVVAVVSPDKIVVANCGDSRAVLCRNGKPLPLSSDHKPDRPDELNRIENAGGRVIYWDGPRVLGVLAMSRAIGDNYLKPYVSCEPEVTIIDRTAEDDCLIIASDGLWDVVSNETACMVARTCLRGKGHAPGPCSPRLVENNEAVGIPAGSSGSGEMSDKACSEASMLLTKMALARHSTDNVSVVVVNLRKDT
- the LOC133675403 gene encoding tropinone reductase homolog At1g07450-like encodes the protein MAQADCNSSRDNRWLLQGMTALVTGGSKGLGHAIVEELAGLGATIHTCARTESVLNECLQEWKMKGFKVTGSVCDVSSRTEREKLMSTVSSQFDGKLNILVNNVGILYFQRTLDVTPEDISLYLSTNFESAYHLCQLAHPLLKNSGAGNIVFMSSVSGVVSVSVSLYGATKGAINQLTKNLACEWAKDNIRANSVAPWLIRTPLVERDLENELFLKAVEARTPMGRLGEPKEVSSLVAFLCMPAASYITGQVICVDGGFTVNGLTL